A genome region from Mycobacterium sp. IDR2000157661 includes the following:
- a CDS encoding aromatic-ring-hydroxylating dioxygenase subunit beta, with protein sequence MLTSSVEDRRARAAYLVDELLGAYARAVDDQDFTAWLALFASECAYEVRAMENVREGLPLAYMMDDCRERLADRVKMIQEVWAGTVEPYDTRHFQQRVAMRELGEDRWEVRSNVLVTYTGASGEPGILVSGYSEDVVVFDGETALFEQKFVVVDNTPPRYLVYPV encoded by the coding sequence TTGTTGACATCGAGCGTCGAAGATCGGCGGGCACGTGCCGCGTACCTGGTGGACGAACTGCTGGGAGCCTACGCCCGCGCAGTCGACGATCAAGACTTCACCGCGTGGCTTGCCCTATTCGCGTCGGAATGTGCCTACGAGGTGCGCGCGATGGAGAACGTCCGTGAGGGGCTGCCGCTGGCGTACATGATGGACGATTGCCGAGAACGGCTGGCCGACCGCGTGAAGATGATCCAGGAGGTCTGGGCGGGCACGGTTGAACCCTACGACACCCGCCACTTTCAGCAGCGTGTGGCGATGCGTGAGCTCGGCGAAGACCGCTGGGAGGTACGGTCCAACGTCCTCGTCACCTACACCGGCGCCTCCGGCGAGCCCGGGATCTTGGTCAGCGGCTACAGCGAAGACGTCGTCGTCTTCGACGGTGAAACCGCGCTGTTTGAGCAGAAATTCGTGGTGGTGGACAACACTCCGCCGCGCTATCTGGTGTACCCCGTTTGA
- a CDS encoding aromatic ring-hydroxylating oxygenase subunit alpha encodes MKLGPTLEFDHVQPAIRKRFTSAADIPKEVFSDPDVYREELTRIFYGPYWHPIAHRAELAERNAFRTRWLADVPLLMVRDGDDRIRVFVNSCAHRGTLLEQRRCGVAERFECPYHRWLFNNDGRFAGAPRRMQFRPDFREEDYGLRELHAVEAWGLIFVSMAEQPPPFDDYLGDSADPLRDCMVDDGNLTLLGYQTVVFQSNWKTYIDNDPYHAPLLHSAFKLLNWQGGSGNVLVSKPYGHMSILYDAQPYVDNGFLADPSVVTRMGDDSRARVIALRPVTGIVRHVDTINIRYARPLGVDRTEVRYTFFGHASDTEDFARHRVRQSSNLLGPSGFISIEDAAVYNRVQATARDGGYQRFVAGVGRPLSESSQNDEVANTGWWAHYQEVMEFC; translated from the coding sequence GTGAAGCTTGGACCGACGCTGGAGTTCGACCACGTACAGCCGGCGATCCGGAAACGGTTCACCTCTGCCGCGGACATCCCCAAGGAGGTGTTCAGCGACCCCGACGTCTACCGGGAAGAGCTCACCCGCATCTTCTATGGCCCCTACTGGCATCCGATCGCGCACCGGGCCGAGCTGGCCGAGCGCAACGCCTTCCGGACGAGATGGCTGGCCGACGTGCCGCTGCTGATGGTGCGGGACGGCGATGACCGCATCCGCGTGTTCGTCAACTCCTGCGCCCATCGGGGAACGCTACTGGAACAGCGCCGGTGCGGGGTGGCGGAGCGATTCGAGTGTCCGTATCACCGGTGGCTCTTCAACAATGACGGCCGTTTCGCCGGCGCGCCCCGCCGCATGCAGTTTCGCCCGGACTTTCGCGAGGAGGACTACGGCCTCCGGGAGCTGCACGCAGTCGAGGCGTGGGGTTTGATCTTCGTCAGCATGGCTGAGCAGCCGCCGCCGTTCGACGATTATCTCGGCGATAGCGCGGATCCGTTGCGCGACTGCATGGTCGATGACGGGAACTTGACGTTGCTGGGCTACCAGACGGTGGTGTTTCAGAGTAATTGGAAAACCTACATCGACAACGATCCCTATCACGCGCCGCTGCTGCACAGCGCATTCAAACTGCTCAACTGGCAGGGCGGCAGCGGAAACGTCTTGGTCAGCAAGCCCTATGGGCACATGTCGATTCTGTACGATGCGCAACCCTACGTGGACAACGGTTTCCTGGCTGACCCGAGTGTGGTCACGCGGATGGGGGATGACAGCCGAGCCCGCGTGATTGCGTTACGGCCGGTTACCGGGATCGTGCGTCACGTCGACACAATCAACATCCGGTACGCCCGCCCGCTGGGGGTTGATCGAACCGAGGTGCGATACACGTTCTTCGGCCATGCCAGTGACACCGAGGACTTCGCACGCCACCGAGTCCGCCAGTCGTCAAACCTGCTGGGGCCGAGCGGCTTCATCAGTATCGAGGACGCCGCCGTCTACAACCGCGTGCAGGCGACCGCGCGTGACGGCGGCTATCAGCGCTTTGTCGCCGGCGTTGGCCGACCATTGTCGGAGTCGTCGCAGAACGACGAGGTCGCCAATACCGGCTGGTGGGCGCACTACCAGGAGGTGATGGAGTTTTGTTGA
- a CDS encoding dioxygenase family protein, with amino-acid sequence MAASSRWQCDRAVGASGAIQFHGVITDEDGRPVPNVLIEARHAAGDDDNAATKIGRLRCDGRNYPRPKSVITDQQGRYSMRMVPPRAPEHGAAPFIAVSVHARGLLDRLITRAYLPGCHLAKDSLLRRLPAERRQALIATRDDIGFRFDITLRPVHNAKVETSGEPQEEAAT; translated from the coding sequence ATGGCAGCTTCTTCACGGTGGCAGTGCGACCGGGCGGTCGGTGCGTCCGGGGCCATTCAGTTTCACGGGGTGATCACGGATGAAGATGGTCGACCAGTTCCTAACGTTCTGATCGAAGCCCGGCATGCCGCGGGGGACGACGACAACGCGGCGACGAAGATCGGACGGCTGCGGTGCGACGGCCGGAACTACCCTCGCCCGAAGAGCGTCATCACCGACCAACAGGGTCGTTACAGCATGAGAATGGTGCCGCCTCGAGCACCCGAGCACGGGGCAGCGCCGTTTATTGCGGTGTCGGTGCATGCTCGAGGGCTTCTCGATCGGCTGATAACCCGCGCCTACCTTCCAGGGTGCCATCTCGCCAAGGACTCCCTGCTCCGCCGCCTGCCCGCCGAGCGGCGGCAAGCCCTGATTGCCACCCGCGACGACATCGGATTTCGTTTCGACATCACGCTGCGGCCAGTACACAACGCGAAGGTTGAAACCTCTGGTGAGCCGCAAGAGGAAGCTGCGACGTGA
- a CDS encoding SCP2 sterol-binding domain-containing protein has product MSPEWARAYRDLWNDSAEIRQGAKDLSMLIEWRVQDANDQVSQLEITDGEAVYGGVQIEGRKPDFVLTATASVWHRVADGELGVANAIATRKIKFVGPIKVAMANMAVLGAGLRLVGQVDGLVWGD; this is encoded by the coding sequence ATGTCGCCCGAGTGGGCACGCGCGTACCGCGACCTGTGGAACGACTCGGCTGAGATCCGGCAGGGCGCCAAAGATTTGAGCATGCTGATCGAATGGCGAGTTCAGGACGCCAACGACCAGGTCTCACAGTTGGAGATCACCGATGGTGAGGCCGTCTACGGCGGGGTGCAGATCGAAGGGCGAAAGCCTGACTTCGTTCTGACTGCAACCGCGAGCGTCTGGCACCGGGTCGCGGATGGCGAGCTCGGCGTAGCGAACGCCATCGCGACGCGCAAGATCAAATTCGTGGGCCCGATCAAGGTGGCGATGGCGAACATGGCGGTGCTCGGCGCCGGACTCCGCCTCGTAGGTCAGGTCGACGGACTCGTCTGGGGAGACTGA